A single window of Streptomyces aquilus DNA harbors:
- a CDS encoding ANTAR domain-containing protein encodes MNRQGREDPRDLAAVARGRAARARERADRADTSAERHERLAEETGREFHSHIAAAHRRSAACHRSSARLQEAFARRTAEWAEAQGTPPRFMTGVAEACGTGSAALTLVDSARDQLAVAVSDERSRAAQDLEYVLGEGPARDAVSGHCLILASGPVIRKRWPAYGPALTHLGIASVAAVPLDTEGGCIGALTVFGPEPGLVGSGVLGEVAGALARIVLLGPDADPELYGGTDHRDLVHQAAGVLSVREGCTVGDALALIKARAFAEEVSTEVIARRIVHGHPRTS; translated from the coding sequence ATGAACCGGCAGGGGCGTGAGGACCCCCGCGACCTGGCCGCGGTCGCACGCGGTCGCGCCGCCCGGGCGCGGGAGCGCGCAGACCGCGCCGACACGTCCGCCGAGCGTCATGAACGTCTGGCGGAGGAAACGGGCCGCGAGTTCCACTCGCACATCGCCGCGGCACACCGCCGGTCGGCCGCGTGCCATCGCTCCTCGGCACGGCTCCAGGAGGCGTTCGCCCGCCGTACCGCCGAGTGGGCCGAGGCGCAGGGCACCCCGCCCCGGTTCATGACCGGCGTCGCGGAAGCGTGCGGGACGGGCAGCGCGGCGCTCACCCTGGTCGACTCCGCCCGCGACCAGCTCGCGGTCGCCGTGTCGGACGAGCGGTCCCGCGCCGCCCAGGACCTGGAGTACGTGCTCGGCGAGGGCCCGGCCCGGGACGCGGTGTCGGGCCACTGCCTGATCCTCGCGTCGGGGCCGGTGATCAGAAAGCGCTGGCCCGCCTACGGCCCCGCCCTGACTCATCTGGGCATCGCCTCGGTGGCCGCCGTCCCCCTGGACACCGAAGGCGGCTGCATCGGGGCGCTGACGGTGTTCGGCCCGGAGCCCGGCCTCGTGGGCTCCGGCGTCCTCGGCGAGGTCGCCGGAGCCCTGGCCCGGATCGTGCTCCTGGGCCCGGACGCCGACCCGGAACTCTACGGCGGAACCGACCACCGGGACCTTGTGCACCAGGCGGCAGGGGTGCTCTCCGTCCGGGAAGGCTGCACCGTCGGCGACGCCCTGGCCCTCATCAAGGCCCGGGCGTTCGCGGAGGAGGTGTCCACCGAGGTGATCGCCCGGCGGATCGTGCACGGACATCCGAGAACCAGCTGA
- a CDS encoding CheR family methyltransferase, with protein MGEPQDAETDEALEELLVFLRDARGFDFTGYKRSTLGRRIHKRMTDMGVRSYADYQDLLETSADEFGALFNTILINVTSFFRDPDAWTLLQREVIPELIADLAPEQEIRVWSAGCSTGEEPYSLAIMFAEALGTEECLRRVKIYATDIDEEALRQARSGLYTAKSLEPLPAELRDKYFEQSGQNGAQFGFRPDLRRRVIFGRHDITQDAPISRLDLLVCRNTLMYFNVEAQTKIVDRFHFALHKGAFLFLGKAEMLLNDAERFDVLSMRQRIFRRRAGDAELPYHPAPVKLRTGPGVELHSVARTRQLRDLTLDAGPTPSIAVDGDGTVVVVNSQARMQFGLTATDIGRPFQDLEISYRPVELRSLIDQSTHERRTLRVPRAERRTGEEIQYFDILIQPLAAPTGLHVATLISFSDVTVSTHLQAEVKRVREDLETAYEELQSTNEELETTNEELQSSIEELETTNEELQSTNEELETTNEELQSGNEELETMNDELRIRGEELDEAKAFLEAVLTSIAAGVVVLDSSLKVRSWNRGAVDMWGLRADEVIDKRFFDLDFGLPTEVLQPVVQTCLETRKRSGPVGVEALSRIGRPLTCDVFCSPFDGHNGGVVLMMEESRDNDSG; from the coding sequence ATGGGCGAACCGCAGGACGCCGAGACCGACGAGGCGCTGGAGGAACTGCTCGTCTTCCTCAGGGATGCCCGCGGCTTCGACTTCACGGGGTACAAGCGCTCCACCCTGGGCCGGCGCATCCACAAACGCATGACCGACATGGGTGTGCGTTCCTATGCGGACTACCAGGACCTCCTGGAGACCAGCGCTGACGAATTCGGCGCTCTCTTCAACACGATCCTGATCAATGTCACGTCCTTCTTCCGCGACCCGGACGCCTGGACGCTCCTCCAGCGGGAGGTCATCCCCGAACTCATCGCGGATCTCGCGCCGGAGCAGGAGATCAGAGTGTGGAGCGCGGGCTGCTCCACCGGCGAGGAGCCGTACTCGCTGGCCATCATGTTCGCGGAAGCGCTCGGCACCGAGGAGTGCCTGCGCCGCGTGAAGATCTACGCCACGGACATCGACGAGGAGGCCCTGCGCCAGGCGCGGTCGGGACTGTACACGGCGAAGTCCCTGGAACCGCTCCCCGCCGAGCTGCGCGACAAGTACTTCGAGCAGAGCGGTCAGAACGGCGCGCAGTTCGGCTTCCGCCCCGACCTGCGCCGCCGGGTGATCTTCGGCCGGCACGACATCACCCAGGACGCCCCGATCTCCCGGCTCGACCTGCTCGTGTGCCGCAACACTCTGATGTACTTCAACGTCGAAGCCCAGACCAAGATCGTCGACCGCTTCCACTTCGCCCTGCACAAGGGCGCTTTCCTCTTCCTCGGCAAGGCCGAGATGCTGCTGAACGACGCCGAACGCTTCGATGTGCTGAGCATGCGGCAGCGGATCTTCCGGCGCCGCGCGGGCGACGCGGAACTGCCCTACCACCCGGCTCCCGTGAAGCTCAGGACCGGTCCGGGTGTCGAACTGCACTCGGTCGCCCGTACCCGGCAGCTGCGTGACCTCACCCTCGACGCCGGGCCCACCCCGTCGATCGCCGTCGACGGCGACGGGACCGTCGTGGTGGTCAACAGCCAGGCGCGGATGCAGTTCGGTCTGACCGCCACCGACATCGGCCGCCCTTTCCAGGATCTGGAGATCTCCTACCGGCCGGTCGAGCTCCGCTCGCTGATCGACCAGTCCACGCACGAGCGCCGGACCCTCAGGGTGCCCAGAGCCGAGCGGAGGACGGGCGAGGAGATCCAGTACTTCGACATCCTCATCCAGCCGCTCGCCGCCCCCACCGGCCTGCATGTCGCCACCCTGATCTCCTTCAGCGACGTCACGGTGTCCACCCATTTGCAGGCCGAGGTCAAACGGGTGCGCGAGGACCTGGAGACGGCGTACGAGGAACTCCAGTCCACCAACGAGGAACTGGAGACCACCAACGAGGAACTCCAGTCCAGCATCGAGGAGTTGGAGACCACCAACGAGGAACTCCAGTCGACGAACGAGGAGTTGGAGACCACCAACGAAGAACTCCAGTCCGGCAACGAGGAACTGGAGACCATGAACGACGAACTGCGCATCCGCGGTGAGGAACTGGACGAGGCCAAGGCGTTCCTGGAAGCCGTGCTGACCAGCATCGCGGCGGGCGTGGTGGTACTGGACAGCAGTCTGAAGGTCCGTAGCTGGAACCGGGGCGCCGTCGACATGTGGGGGCTGCGCGCGGACGAGGTGATCGACAAGCGGTTCTTCGACCTGGACTTCGGCCTGCCCACCGAGGTACTGCAACCCGTGGTGCAGACGTGCCTGGAAACCCGCAAGCGCTCCGGGCCGGTCGGCGTCGAGGCCCTCAGCCGCATCGGCCGGCCCCTCACCTGCGACGTGTTCTGCTCGCCGTTCGACGGCCACAACGGAGGCGTCGTGCTGATGATGGAGGAAAGCCGCGACAACGACTCCGGCTGA
- a CDS encoding chemotaxis protein CheB has protein sequence MTADPSPEDQYAIVAVASSAGGVQGLIALLGALGPDLPVPVLVVQHLDPRHRTVIAEVLSRRTDLMVKLAEDGERALPGTVYIAPPDRHLLVGSDGVLALSRTELVHFVRPSADLLFESVAAAYGPRAIACVLTGTGRDGAMGLDAVKSRGGTVLAQDPLTAEFKGMPQAAVDTGAVDYVLPLEEIPAVIRGLVEARGQ, from the coding sequence GTGACGGCTGACCCGTCCCCCGAGGACCAATACGCCATCGTCGCTGTCGCATCGTCCGCCGGCGGCGTCCAGGGACTGATCGCGCTGTTGGGGGCCCTGGGCCCGGATCTGCCGGTGCCGGTGCTGGTCGTCCAGCACCTCGACCCCCGGCACCGGACCGTGATCGCCGAGGTCCTCTCCCGCCGCACCGACCTGATGGTCAAGCTCGCCGAGGACGGAGAGCGGGCGCTGCCCGGGACGGTGTACATCGCCCCTCCGGACCGGCACCTCCTCGTCGGCTCCGACGGCGTCCTGGCACTGTCCCGCACCGAGCTCGTCCACTTCGTACGTCCCTCCGCCGACCTCCTCTTCGAATCGGTCGCCGCCGCCTACGGACCGCGGGCGATCGCCTGCGTGCTCACCGGCACCGGCAGAGACGGCGCGATGGGGCTGGACGCGGTCAAGTCGCGCGGCGGCACCGTACTCGCCCAGGACCCGTTGACGGCCGAGTTCAAAGGAATGCCGCAGGCGGCGGTGGACACGGGAGCCGTCGACTACGTGCTACCCCTTGAGGAGATCCCCGCGGTCATCCGGGGACTCGTCGAGGCCAGAGGACAGTGA
- a CDS encoding STAS domain-containing protein: MPRDTTPATAPPPLRPVRVYRTRGHTVVELHGEIDIAAAVHITPVLDAVTDGPAPLVVIDLGPVEFLDCFGLTLLCRARRRVRERGGRLSLVCPQPGIRKILGIVGLTAAFAPATTLGEALARAGRRCGGRR, encoded by the coding sequence ATGCCCCGGGACACCACACCCGCCACCGCTCCGCCGCCACTCCGCCCCGTCCGCGTCTATCGAACGCGTGGACACACGGTTGTCGAACTCCACGGGGAGATCGACATAGCCGCCGCCGTGCACATCACTCCGGTACTGGACGCGGTGACGGACGGCCCGGCCCCCCTGGTCGTGATCGATCTCGGCCCCGTCGAGTTCCTGGACTGCTTCGGCCTGACGCTGCTGTGCCGGGCTCGTCGAAGGGTCCGGGAGCGGGGCGGACGCCTGTCGCTCGTCTGCCCCCAGCCCGGCATCAGGAAGATCCTCGGGATCGTGGGACTCACCGCGGCATTCGCCCCGGCAACCACCCTGGGCGAAGCCCTCGCACGGGCGGGTCGGCGTTGCGGGGGTCGACGGTAG
- a CDS encoding extracellular catalytic domain type 1 short-chain-length polyhydroxyalkanoate depolymerase, whose amino-acid sequence MSRKSRKRSVRDVLVALLTGIAPLIAALVLTGASATTASAASLTEVTGFGSNPGNLRMYVYRPDSAPARPAVVVAVHYCTGTGPTFYANSEFAGLADQYGFIVVYPDANVSGQCFDVSSPQALRHDGGSDPTSIAQMVRYTLRNMNADPGRVYVTGVSSGAMTTNVLLGDYPDLFKAGSAFMGVPFGCFATTDGSGWNTDCATGKITKTPQEWGDLVRGAYPGYTGPRPRMQLWHGTEDEALYYPNLGEEIKQWTNVLGVSQTPVLTDSPQSNWTRTRYGSTGAQPPVEANSFQGVGHSLPGSGMAARAITFFGLDGGTGGTTTGPLHTTGSGKCLDVPGFSQTNGTQTQIWDCNGGTNQTWTRTSTKQLTVYGGAKCLDATGTAAGTEVVIWDCNGGTNQQWNINSDGTVTGVQSGLCLDVSGGATANGTAVQLWNCNGAGNQRWGLG is encoded by the coding sequence ATGTCCCGGAAGTCCAGGAAGAGAAGCGTCAGGGATGTACTCGTAGCCCTGCTGACGGGGATTGCGCCGCTGATCGCGGCGCTCGTACTGACCGGTGCCTCGGCCACCACCGCATCGGCCGCGTCACTGACCGAGGTCACCGGCTTCGGCAGCAACCCCGGAAACCTGCGGATGTACGTCTACAGGCCCGACAGCGCTCCGGCACGTCCGGCGGTGGTGGTGGCAGTGCACTACTGCACCGGCACGGGGCCCACGTTCTACGCCAACTCGGAGTTCGCCGGTTTGGCCGACCAGTACGGGTTCATCGTCGTCTACCCGGACGCGAACGTCAGCGGACAGTGCTTCGACGTCTCCTCGCCCCAGGCGCTCAGGCATGACGGGGGCAGTGACCCCACGAGCATCGCCCAGATGGTCCGGTACACCCTGCGGAACATGAACGCCGACCCCGGCCGGGTCTACGTCACCGGCGTCTCGTCCGGCGCGATGACGACCAACGTCCTGCTCGGCGACTACCCCGACCTGTTCAAGGCCGGCTCGGCGTTCATGGGTGTGCCGTTCGGCTGCTTCGCCACCACCGACGGCTCCGGCTGGAACACCGACTGCGCCACCGGCAAGATCACCAAGACCCCGCAGGAGTGGGGCGACCTCGTCCGGGGCGCCTACCCCGGGTACACCGGCCCCCGGCCGCGGATGCAGCTGTGGCACGGTACCGAGGACGAAGCGCTGTACTACCCGAACCTCGGTGAAGAGATCAAGCAGTGGACCAATGTGCTCGGGGTGAGCCAGACCCCGGTCCTCACCGACTCCCCGCAGTCCAACTGGACCCGCACCCGCTACGGCTCCACCGGCGCGCAGCCACCGGTCGAGGCGAACAGCTTCCAGGGTGTCGGGCATTCCCTGCCCGGAAGCGGTATGGCGGCCCGGGCCATCACCTTCTTCGGACTCGACGGCGGGACCGGCGGGACCACGACGGGTCCGCTCCACACCACCGGTTCCGGCAAGTGCCTTGACGTGCCCGGCTTTTCGCAGACCAACGGCACCCAGACGCAGATCTGGGACTGCAACGGCGGCACGAACCAGACCTGGACCCGCACGTCGACCAAGCAGCTCACCGTCTACGGCGGTGCGAAGTGCCTCGACGCGACCGGCACCGCGGCCGGCACCGAAGTCGTGATCTGGGACTGCAACGGCGGCACCAACCAGCAGTGGAACATCAACTCCGACGGCACCGTCACCGGCGTCCAGTCGGGGTTGTGCCTGGACGTCAGCGGCGGCGCCACGGCCAACGGCACAGCGGTACAGCTGTGGAACTGCAACGGCGCCGGCAACCAGCGATGGGGCCTCGGCTGA
- a CDS encoding glycoside hydrolase family 2 TIM barrel-domain containing protein — protein sequence MHLSRRGVLILGAAAGAAVGGLPTGSARAAGTAGGTDASTRTERLYLSGEDADHPVDWDFLCTSGRRSGSWGSIPVPSNWEFHGYGTYNYGWNLRPEEKGRYRHTFTPPAHWRDRRVFLVFEGSMTETEAWLNGEPAGPVHRGGFYRFRHEVTGKLLPGQDNLLEVTVSKESTDDSVNRAERLGDYWNFGGIYRPVHVEAFPLQHVERIAVDARADGTLRIDAHLSGTGTADRLVGQVTDLSGRPVGAPFTAAVAPGDTTVTLTTAVDSPRQWTAETPHLYRVEVALRAGDDRIVHRVEERFGFRTVEVRPGDGVYVNGVKILLKGANRHTIWPTSGRATSARISRKDILLMREMNMNAVRMSHYPPDAHFLDLADELGLYVLDELAGWQKSYDEAAGRPLVAEMVTRDVNHPSILFWDNGNEGGWNTALDGDYARHDPQRRAVLHPWANFGGINTDHYETYDSTRRILQEQGDVFMPTEFLHGLYDGGAGAGLDDYWKLMGRERLSAGGFLWSLIDEGIVRDDLGGTVDVAGNAAPDGILGPFREKEASFYTIKDIWSPVQLAEPERFTSGLPDDFDGRIGLANHYAFTNTRTCRFTWRLLDFRTPSQRRDGHTVRAEGTASAPDIGPGAQGMLRLPLPSGWRRADAVALTVTDADGREIRGWTWTVTSAADQARRLVRTGPGPAVRGRLADSTLTLVARHTTVRLDATTGLLAGVTHRESDFALSRGPLPTTGTADLTRLTHGPDSNGYTVEAEYSGVLRHVRWRLHPSGWLQLDYRYHLTGEHDLFGVGFDHPESQVTGVTWLGHGPHRVWKNRLRGVATDVWTKQYNDTATGADGWVYPEFKGYHAGVRWASLHTTAGRLTVVGEDDSLYLRLFTPRFGPDPRHTAPPFPKGDLSFLDAIPAIGTKFDPPAALGPSGAPTTATGDYARTLYFSFSE from the coding sequence ATGCATTTGTCACGCCGTGGCGTTCTGATCCTGGGCGCCGCCGCCGGCGCCGCCGTCGGGGGCCTTCCCACGGGCTCGGCCCGGGCCGCCGGGACGGCCGGCGGAACGGACGCGTCCACCCGCACCGAGCGCCTGTATCTGTCCGGAGAGGACGCCGACCACCCGGTCGACTGGGACTTCCTGTGCACCAGCGGGCGGCGCAGCGGCAGTTGGGGCAGCATCCCGGTTCCGTCCAACTGGGAGTTCCACGGATACGGCACCTACAACTACGGGTGGAATCTGCGCCCGGAGGAGAAGGGCCGCTACCGGCACACCTTCACGCCCCCCGCCCACTGGCGTGACAGACGCGTCTTCCTCGTCTTCGAAGGGTCGATGACCGAGACCGAGGCGTGGCTCAACGGCGAGCCGGCCGGGCCCGTCCACCGTGGCGGCTTCTACCGGTTCCGCCACGAGGTGACCGGAAAGCTGCTTCCGGGCCAGGACAACCTCCTGGAGGTGACGGTCAGCAAGGAGTCCACCGACGACTCCGTCAACCGGGCCGAACGCCTGGGCGACTACTGGAACTTCGGCGGCATCTACCGCCCCGTCCACGTGGAGGCGTTCCCGCTCCAGCACGTCGAGCGCATCGCCGTCGACGCCCGCGCCGACGGCACCCTGCGGATCGACGCCCATCTGTCGGGTACCGGTACCGCCGACCGGCTCGTCGGGCAGGTCACCGACCTCTCCGGGCGCCCGGTCGGCGCCCCGTTCACCGCGGCCGTCGCTCCCGGCGACACGACGGTGACCCTCACCACCGCTGTCGACTCGCCCCGGCAGTGGACGGCGGAGACCCCGCACCTCTACCGCGTCGAGGTCGCGCTCCGCGCCGGCGACGACCGCATCGTCCACCGCGTCGAGGAGAGATTCGGCTTCCGCACCGTCGAGGTGCGCCCCGGCGACGGCGTGTACGTCAACGGCGTCAAGATCCTACTCAAGGGAGCCAACCGGCACACCATCTGGCCCACGTCCGGCCGGGCGACCAGCGCGCGCATCAGCCGCAAGGACATCCTCCTGATGCGGGAGATGAACATGAACGCGGTCCGGATGTCCCACTACCCGCCGGACGCGCACTTCCTCGACCTCGCCGACGAACTCGGGCTGTACGTGCTCGACGAACTGGCCGGCTGGCAGAAGTCCTACGACGAGGCGGCGGGCAGGCCCCTCGTCGCCGAGATGGTCACCCGTGACGTCAACCATCCGTCGATCCTGTTCTGGGACAACGGCAACGAAGGCGGCTGGAACACCGCCCTCGACGGCGACTACGCCCGCCACGACCCCCAGCGGCGCGCCGTCCTCCACCCCTGGGCGAACTTCGGCGGCATCAACACCGACCACTACGAGACGTACGACAGCACGCGCCGCATCCTCCAGGAACAAGGCGACGTCTTCATGCCCACCGAGTTCCTCCACGGCCTCTACGACGGCGGCGCCGGCGCGGGCCTCGACGACTACTGGAAGCTGATGGGCCGTGAACGGCTCTCCGCCGGCGGCTTCCTGTGGTCACTGATCGACGAGGGCATCGTGCGCGACGACCTCGGCGGCACCGTCGACGTGGCGGGCAACGCCGCACCCGACGGCATCCTCGGCCCCTTCCGTGAGAAGGAGGCCAGCTTCTACACGATCAAGGACATCTGGTCTCCCGTACAACTCGCCGAGCCGGAGCGGTTCACCTCCGGCCTGCCGGACGACTTCGACGGGCGGATCGGCCTCGCCAACCACTACGCCTTCACCAACACCCGCACGTGCCGGTTCACTTGGCGGCTCCTGGACTTCCGCACCCCGTCGCAGCGGCGGGACGGCCACACGGTGCGCGCCGAGGGCACCGCCTCCGCGCCGGACATCGGGCCCGGCGCGCAAGGAATGCTGCGCCTGCCCCTGCCGTCCGGCTGGCGACGCGCCGACGCCGTCGCGCTCACCGTCACGGACGCCGACGGCCGCGAGATCCGCGGCTGGACCTGGACCGTCACCTCCGCCGCCGACCAGGCCCGACGGCTGGTACGGACGGGCCCGGGACCAGCCGTACGCGGCCGGCTCGCGGACAGCACGCTCACCCTCGTAGCCCGCCACACCACGGTCAGGCTCGACGCCACGACGGGCCTGCTGGCCGGCGTCACCCATCGGGAGAGTGACTTCGCGCTGTCCCGCGGCCCGCTGCCCACCACCGGAACGGCCGATCTCACCCGCCTGACGCACGGGCCCGACAGCAACGGTTACACGGTGGAGGCCGAGTACTCCGGCGTGCTGCGCCACGTCCGGTGGCGTCTGCACCCCAGCGGCTGGCTTCAGTTGGACTACCGCTACCACCTCACCGGCGAGCACGACCTCTTCGGCGTCGGCTTCGACCATCCCGAATCACAGGTCACCGGCGTGACATGGCTCGGCCACGGACCCCACAGGGTGTGGAAGAACCGCCTGCGCGGCGTCGCGACGGACGTCTGGACGAAGCAGTACAACGACACCGCGACCGGTGCCGACGGCTGGGTGTACCCGGAGTTCAAGGGCTACCACGCGGGCGTGCGCTGGGCGTCCCTGCACACCACCGCCGGACGACTGACCGTGGTCGGCGAGGACGACAGCCTCTACCTGCGCCTCTTCACCCCCCGGTTCGGCCCCGACCCCCGCCACACCGCGCCGCCCTTCCCGAAGGGCGATCTCTCCTTCCTCGACGCCATCCCGGCGATCGGCACCAAGTTCGACCCGCCGGCCGCCCTCGGCCCCAGCGGCGCCCCCACCACGGCGACGGGCGACTACGCCCGCACCCTGTACTTCTCGTTCTCCGAATAG
- a CDS encoding RICIN domain-containing protein, which produces MDNPTNGGRRGRRGRHRRRWTATALLVGAPAVVVPYLLFVQEDSQAATVDAGAYYRLVSVRSGKVLDVSSFSTADGTRIQQYTDQSTANQQWKLKATGDGYYELVNRNSGKVLGIAGNSTAKAAAAEQQTDSSATSQEWRIDQVSGSDAVTLTSRRSGQVLDVSGGSTAQGAAVIQYPGHGSTNQQWKLVKMAEAPATGSGTGTGTGTGTGGEQTTAASGPYRWKNAQVVGGGYVTGLVFNQKEKGLLYARTDMGGAYRWDAAAEQWIPLTDWVSEKDWNLLGIDSVATDPVDPNRLYLSAGTYTNDWAGNGAILRSTDKGRTFKRTDLPFKLGANEDGRGAGERLVIDPANNANLLLGTRKNGLWRSTDHGVTWSQVSSFPVKDGAGSGGGIAFVTYGPAGSKTVYVGVGDKSTSLYRSTDGGASWQAVSGQPTGQLPQHGVLSGDGSLYLTYTDKLGPNGVTAGSVWKYTPGSGAWKNISPSQGGYGFSGLAVDPRKPSTVMVTTLDRWYPEDEIYRSTDGGNTWKALADKSQRSAAAAPYVGTHTGHWMTALAIDPFDSGHVLYGTGNGILRSTDANASDSGGTSHWSTGARGLEETALMDAIAPPGGATVITSMGDQGGFRHDDLTKVPSGRLSNPMMANSTDIDFAQAKPSMMVRVGRGGAQDGAYSTDGGSTWTGFKAEPVASAQDGRIALAADGSTIVWTEAGQAPYRSTDKGASWSRVGGLGNDAVVVADRSSANTFYSLSGGTLYASTDGGATFAARAGNLPSGRLTAVPGVAGDLWISGGDKGLLHSTDGGRSFTTLNSVKSASALGFGKAKPGTSYQALYMIGTVKDVTGVFRSTDKGATWLRVNDDAHQWGNISGSGVITGDPDTYGRVYVGTNGRGLQYGDPS; this is translated from the coding sequence ATGGACAACCCCACGAACGGCGGGCGCCGCGGGCGCCGCGGGCGCCACCGCCGTCGCTGGACCGCCACCGCCCTGCTGGTCGGCGCGCCCGCCGTCGTCGTGCCGTATCTCCTGTTCGTGCAGGAGGACTCGCAGGCCGCGACGGTCGACGCCGGCGCCTACTACCGGCTGGTCTCCGTGCGCAGCGGCAAGGTGCTGGACGTCAGTTCCTTCTCCACCGCCGACGGCACCCGTATCCAGCAATACACCGACCAGAGCACCGCCAACCAGCAGTGGAAGCTGAAGGCCACCGGCGACGGCTACTACGAGCTGGTGAACCGCAACAGCGGCAAGGTGCTTGGCATAGCGGGCAATTCGACCGCCAAGGCGGCCGCCGCCGAGCAGCAGACCGACAGTTCGGCCACCTCGCAGGAGTGGCGGATCGACCAGGTGAGCGGTTCCGACGCCGTCACCCTCACCTCCCGCAGGAGCGGCCAGGTCCTGGACGTCTCCGGGGGCTCCACGGCCCAGGGCGCGGCCGTCATCCAGTATCCCGGCCACGGCAGCACCAACCAGCAGTGGAAGCTGGTGAAGATGGCCGAGGCCCCGGCGACCGGCAGCGGTACCGGGACCGGGACCGGGACCGGGACCGGTGGGGAGCAGACCACGGCCGCGTCCGGACCGTACCGGTGGAAGAACGCCCAGGTCGTGGGCGGCGGTTACGTCACCGGGCTGGTGTTCAACCAGAAGGAGAAGGGGCTGCTGTACGCCCGTACCGACATGGGTGGCGCCTACCGCTGGGACGCCGCGGCCGAGCAGTGGATCCCGCTGACCGACTGGGTCAGTGAGAAGGACTGGAACCTGCTGGGCATCGACTCGGTGGCCACCGACCCCGTCGACCCCAACCGGCTCTACCTCTCCGCGGGCACCTACACCAACGACTGGGCGGGCAACGGCGCGATCCTGCGCTCCACCGACAAGGGCCGCACCTTCAAGCGCACCGACCTGCCCTTCAAGCTGGGCGCCAACGAGGACGGCCGCGGGGCGGGCGAGCGGCTGGTGATCGACCCCGCGAACAACGCCAACCTTCTCCTCGGCACCCGCAAGAACGGCCTGTGGCGCAGCACCGACCACGGCGTGACATGGAGTCAGGTCTCCTCGTTCCCCGTCAAGGACGGGGCGGGCAGCGGCGGCGGCATCGCCTTCGTGACGTACGGCCCGGCCGGCAGCAAGACGGTCTACGTCGGTGTCGGTGACAAGTCCACCTCCCTGTACCGCTCCACCGACGGCGGCGCCAGCTGGCAGGCCGTCTCCGGGCAGCCCACCGGCCAGCTGCCGCAGCACGGCGTGCTCTCCGGTGACGGTTCGCTGTACCTGACGTACACCGACAAGCTGGGGCCCAACGGCGTGACGGCCGGTTCGGTGTGGAAGTACACGCCGGGCAGCGGGGCGTGGAAGAACATCTCCCCGTCCCAGGGCGGTTACGGGTTCTCCGGTCTGGCCGTCGACCCGCGCAAGCCGTCCACGGTGATGGTCACCACCCTCGACCGCTGGTATCCCGAGGACGAGATCTACCGGAGCACCGACGGCGGCAACACCTGGAAGGCCCTGGCCGACAAGTCGCAGCGCAGCGCCGCCGCCGCCCCGTACGTCGGCACCCACACCGGGCACTGGATGACCGCCCTGGCCATCGACCCGTTCGACTCCGGGCACGTGCTGTACGGCACCGGCAACGGCATCCTGCGCAGCACCGACGCCAACGCCTCCGACAGCGGCGGCACCAGCCACTGGAGCACCGGCGCCCGAGGACTGGAGGAGACCGCGCTGATGGACGCGATCGCCCCGCCCGGTGGCGCCACCGTCATCACCTCCATGGGCGACCAGGGCGGCTTCCGGCACGACGACCTGACCAAGGTGCCCTCCGGACGGCTGAGCAACCCGATGATGGCCAACAGCACCGACATCGACTTCGCCCAGGCCAAGCCCTCGATGATGGTCCGCGTCGGCCGTGGCGGCGCGCAGGACGGCGCCTACTCCACCGACGGCGGCAGCACCTGGACCGGCTTCAAGGCGGAGCCGGTGGCCAGTGCCCAGGACGGCCGTATCGCGCTCGCGGCGGACGGTTCCACCATCGTGTGGACCGAGGCCGGGCAGGCCCCGTACCGCTCGACCGACAAGGGGGCGAGCTGGTCGCGGGTCGGCGGTCTGGGCAACGACGCCGTGGTGGTCGCCGACCGCTCCTCGGCCAACACCTTCTACTCCCTGTCCGGCGGCACGCTCTACGCCAGCACCGACGGCGGGGCGACCTTCGCCGCGCGGGCCGGCAACCTGCCCTCCGGCCGGCTCACCGCCGTTCCCGGTGTCGCCGGGGACCTGTGGATCTCCGGCGGTGACAAGGGTCTGCTGCACTCCACCGACGGCGGCCGCAGCTTCACCACGCTCAACTCGGTGAAGTCCGCCTCCGCCCTCGGCTTCGGCAAGGCCAAGCCGGGCACCAGTTACCAGGCCCTGTACATGATCGGCACCGTCAAGGACGTCACCGGCGTCTTCCGCTCCACCGACAAGGGCGCCACCTGGCTCCGCGTCAACGACGACGCCCACCAGTGGGGCAACATCAGCGGCAGCGGCGTGATCACCGGCGACCCCGACACCTACGGCCGGGTGTACGTCGGCACCAACGGACGCGGTCTCCAGTACGGCGACCCGTCCTGA